The following proteins come from a genomic window of Methylorubrum populi:
- a CDS encoding DUF2778 domain-containing protein: protein MDIAELVQSRSARPVVRRRRGPPLAALALTALGGLALAGMLQPQDGTAPDPARTAQVLNEAEPANPAPAASGTLAWMLDPAPVLDGATGGFVQPVPAASAFRTPTTPEPAATLAALPAAQIAEVPPAVTPRPSAPTARVALTVPLPLRRPEEFRFEPRTQTAQSAQTARGASNRVAAASAARASAEPTRSVFSAAVTDDRSFFEKMFDLPGSSAPAPASNRAMAYAGLDSGAVDSAARRRVVPGPVSEPGVAVYDISAATVTLPNGEVLEAHSGLGVAQDNPDYVHVRMRGATPPGVYDLREREALFHGVRAIRLNPVGGSAAIHGRDGILAHTYMLGPSGASNGCVVFKNYTRFLQAYLRGEVRRLVVVPGTAPGIFASRRSATPRRSASAN, encoded by the coding sequence ATGGACATCGCCGAGCTCGTCCAGAGTCGCTCCGCCCGGCCCGTCGTCCGCCGTCGGCGCGGGCCGCCTCTCGCGGCGCTCGCGCTCACCGCGCTCGGCGGCCTCGCTCTGGCCGGAATGCTGCAGCCGCAGGATGGCACCGCGCCCGACCCCGCGCGGACCGCCCAGGTCTTGAACGAGGCCGAACCGGCCAATCCCGCACCGGCGGCGTCCGGCACCCTCGCCTGGATGCTCGACCCCGCGCCGGTCCTCGACGGCGCCACCGGCGGCTTCGTCCAGCCGGTTCCGGCGGCCTCCGCTTTCCGGACGCCGACGACGCCCGAGCCGGCCGCGACGCTGGCCGCCCTCCCGGCGGCTCAGATTGCCGAGGTGCCGCCCGCCGTCACGCCGCGCCCGTCCGCGCCGACCGCCCGCGTCGCGCTCACCGTGCCGCTGCCGCTGCGGCGTCCCGAGGAATTCCGCTTCGAGCCGCGGACGCAGACCGCGCAGTCCGCGCAAACCGCCCGCGGGGCGTCGAACCGGGTCGCGGCCGCCTCCGCGGCGCGTGCCTCGGCCGAGCCGACCCGCAGCGTGTTCAGCGCCGCGGTGACCGACGACCGCTCCTTCTTCGAGAAGATGTTCGACCTGCCCGGCTCCTCGGCGCCCGCACCGGCCTCGAACAGGGCGATGGCCTATGCCGGGCTCGACAGCGGCGCCGTCGACTCGGCCGCGCGGCGGCGCGTCGTGCCGGGTCCGGTCTCCGAACCGGGCGTGGCCGTCTACGATATCAGCGCCGCCACCGTGACCCTGCCGAACGGCGAGGTGCTGGAAGCCCATTCCGGCCTCGGCGTCGCCCAGGACAACCCGGACTACGTCCATGTCCGGATGCGCGGCGCCACGCCGCCCGGCGTCTACGATCTGCGGGAGCGCGAGGCGCTGTTCCACGGAGTGCGGGCGATCCGCCTCAATCCCGTCGGCGGCTCCGCCGCCATCCACGGACGCGACGGCATCCTCGCCCACACCTACATGCTGGGCCCGAGCGGCGCCTCCAACGGCTGCGTCGTGTTCAAGAACTACACCCGCTTCCTCCAGGCCTACCTGCGCGGCGAGGTCCGGCGTCTCGTCGTGGTACCCGGCACCGCCCCGGGCATCTTCGCCAGCCGGCGCAGCGCCACGCCGCGCCGCTCGGCCTCCGCAAATTGA
- a CDS encoding YybH family protein: MSASERDVAREPEDLARLFHERANAGDAEGLVALYEPQAVVAAGDIVATGHDEIRRFYTDLLARKSDFPEPETLPAIRNGDLALTFARLPNGALSVESARRQPDGTWRWAIDQLKIKPVAKG, translated from the coding sequence ATGAGCGCGAGCGAACGAGACGTGGCGCGGGAGCCGGAGGATCTGGCCCGGCTCTTCCACGAGCGGGCCAATGCCGGCGATGCCGAGGGGCTGGTCGCCCTTTACGAGCCGCAGGCCGTGGTCGCCGCGGGCGACATCGTGGCGACGGGCCACGACGAGATCCGCCGCTTCTACACGGATCTGCTGGCCCGCAAGTCGGACTTCCCCGAGCCCGAAACGCTGCCGGCGATCCGCAACGGCGACCTCGCGCTGACCTTCGCGCGGCTGCCGAACGGCGCGCTGTCGGTCGAATCGGCCCGTCGGCAACCGGACGGCACCTGGCGCTGGGCGATCGACCAGCTCAAGATCAAGCCCGTCGCCAAGGGCTGA
- a CDS encoding OsmC family protein yields the protein MSGRHSIKIRQIEAYAFRIEFGEAFVPLLTDEPEPIGGGTGPSPEQVLIAAVSNCLCASLAFALGKYRQEGGGVSAEAIGRVARNAEGRLRLVGIEVDIALGAPAESMDRLDRVLAQFEQFCTVSESVKAGVPVAVAVRDGQGNRLK from the coding sequence ATGTCGGGCAGGCACAGCATCAAGATCCGGCAGATCGAGGCCTACGCCTTCCGGATCGAGTTCGGCGAAGCCTTCGTACCGCTTCTGACCGACGAGCCCGAGCCGATCGGCGGCGGGACCGGTCCCTCGCCGGAGCAGGTTCTGATCGCCGCGGTGAGCAATTGTCTGTGCGCGAGCCTCGCCTTCGCGTTGGGTAAGTACCGGCAGGAGGGCGGCGGCGTCAGCGCCGAGGCGATCGGGCGCGTGGCGCGCAACGCCGAGGGCCGCCTGCGCCTCGTCGGGATCGAGGTCGACATCGCCCTGGGCGCACCCGCCGAGTCGATGGACCGGCTCGACCGGGTGCTCGCTCAATTCGAGCAGTTCTGCACCGTGTCCGAAAGCGTCAAGGCCGGTGTTCCGGTGGCGGTTGCGGTGCGGGACGGGCAGGGCAACCGCCTAAAATAG
- a CDS encoding PAS domain-containing protein produces the protein MAQSQTFDTSGLVAAIGDAVVISDADGRIVTWNPAAERIFGFSEAEALGETLDLITPERHRKRHWDGYAKTMRTGETRYGTSLLKVPALHKDGRALSIAFTVALLHGADDEVTGIAAIIRDETERFQEERNLRRRVAELEEALGTLVCA, from the coding sequence ATGGCCCAATCGCAGACCTTCGACACGTCCGGGCTCGTCGCGGCGATCGGCGATGCGGTGGTGATCTCCGACGCGGACGGACGGATCGTCACCTGGAATCCGGCCGCGGAGCGGATCTTCGGCTTCTCGGAAGCCGAGGCCCTCGGCGAGACCCTCGATCTCATCACCCCGGAGCGCCACCGCAAGCGTCACTGGGACGGCTACGCCAAGACGATGCGCACGGGTGAGACCCGCTACGGCACGTCGCTGCTCAAGGTGCCCGCCCTGCACAAGGATGGACGGGCGCTCTCCATCGCCTTCACCGTCGCGCTGCTGCACGGCGCGGACGACGAGGTCACCGGGATCGCCGCGATCATCCGCGACGAGACCGAGCGCTTCCAGGAAGAGCGCAACCTGCGCCGCCGCGTCGCGGAGCTGGAAGAGGCGCTGGGCACGCTGGTCTGCGCCTGA
- the frc gene encoding formyl-CoA transferase, which produces MTQPLDGIRIIDFTHVQAGPACTQLLAWFGADVIKVERPGSGDVTRSQLRHVEDADALYFTMLNSNKRSLTLDTKTPQGKEVLEKLIRESDVMVENFGPGALDRMGFTWARIQELNPGMILASVKGFSDGHHYEDLKVYENVAQCAGGAASTTGFWDGPPTVSAAALGDSNTGMHLAIGILTALHQKNKTGKGQKVAVSMQDSVINLCRVKLRDQQRLDAIGYLEEYPQYPHGEFTDVVPRGGNAGGGGQPGWVLKCKGWQTDPNAYIYFTIQGHAWAPICKALNKPEWIEDPAYNTPRARQDKIFEIFAFIEDWLADKTKFEAVDILRKFDIPCSPVLSMKEIAADPSLRASGTIVEVQHPKLGSYLTVGSPIKFSDMKVDIKASPLLGEHTDEVLAGLGYSPEQIAAMHEARAV; this is translated from the coding sequence ATGACCCAGCCGCTCGACGGGATCAGAATCATCGATTTCACGCACGTCCAGGCCGGCCCGGCCTGCACCCAGCTCCTCGCTTGGTTCGGGGCAGACGTGATCAAGGTCGAGCGTCCGGGCTCCGGCGACGTGACGCGCAGCCAGCTCCGCCACGTCGAGGACGCGGATGCGCTCTACTTCACGATGCTCAATTCCAACAAGCGTTCGCTGACGCTCGACACCAAGACGCCTCAGGGCAAGGAAGTCCTGGAGAAGCTGATCCGTGAATCCGACGTGATGGTCGAGAATTTCGGCCCCGGCGCGCTGGACCGTATGGGCTTCACCTGGGCCCGCATCCAGGAGCTGAACCCGGGCATGATCCTCGCCTCGGTGAAGGGCTTCTCCGACGGCCACCACTATGAGGACCTGAAGGTCTACGAGAACGTGGCGCAGTGCGCCGGTGGCGCCGCCTCGACCACCGGCTTCTGGGACGGCCCCCCCACCGTGTCGGCTGCCGCGCTCGGCGACTCGAACACGGGTATGCACCTGGCCATCGGCATCCTCACGGCGCTGCACCAGAAGAACAAGACCGGCAAGGGCCAGAAGGTCGCCGTGTCGATGCAGGACTCGGTGATCAACCTCTGCCGCGTCAAGCTGCGCGACCAGCAGCGCCTCGACGCCATCGGCTACCTCGAGGAGTACCCGCAGTACCCGCACGGCGAGTTCACCGACGTGGTGCCGCGCGGCGGCAATGCGGGCGGCGGCGGCCAGCCGGGCTGGGTGCTCAAGTGCAAGGGCTGGCAGACCGACCCTAACGCCTACATCTACTTCACGATCCAGGGTCACGCCTGGGCCCCGATCTGTAAGGCGCTCAACAAGCCCGAGTGGATCGAAGATCCGGCCTACAACACCCCCCGCGCCCGCCAGGACAAGATCTTCGAGATCTTCGCCTTCATCGAAGACTGGCTGGCCGACAAGACCAAGTTCGAGGCCGTCGACATCCTGCGCAAGTTCGACATCCCCTGCTCGCCGGTCCTCTCCATGAAGGAGATCGCCGCCGATCCGTCGCTGCGCGCCAGCGGCACCATCGTCGAGGTGCAGCACCCGAAACTCGGTTCGTACCTGACCGTCGGAAGCCCGATCAAGTTCTCCGACATGAAGGTCGACATCAAGGCCTCGCCGCTGCTCGGCGAGCACACCGACGAGGTCCTGGCGGGCCTCGGCTATTCCCCCGAGCAGATCGCCGCGATGCATGAGGCCCGCGCGGTCTGA